The sequence GCCACATAAACACCGCAATTCCCAACAGAACCGATGTCAAAACAGTAAATCCAACTTGTTTATCTGTCAATTTCTCCTCTTCCAGTCCAGCCTGATTTGATGCAAAGATAAGCTCCTTTGTCCCGACAACCATTGCATCATAAAGTGCTATAACTCCTCTCACAAAAGGTACTTTTAACCATTTATTATTTTTTTCAGTAAGTGTTATTTTTTTATAAACAATACTTCCATCCTGCTTACGAACAGCCGTTGCAATAGCCTTAGGTCCTCTCATCATAACCCCTTCCACAACAGCCTGTCCTCCGACAGTCACTTTTTTATCTTCCATTTTTACCCACTTTCTTAATATTCCATATTTTGTTTAACTTTTCTATTATTTCAATTAATATTTTATTCCCTGTCAATTACTGCCCTGTTTTTTATCCGTTTCAATGATTTATTAATGTGTTCAGCCTTGTATTTGCTTACTCCCTTTATTTTAGCAATGTCTGAGGCAGTTGACATCAGGATTGACTGGACATTTGAGAATTCCTTTACAAGAACGTCCCTGTCCTTTTTGCTTATTTTCGTTATATTGCTCAAAAGCCCGTATCCACGTGGCTGTATCTTTTCATCAAGATTTATGATATTTGCATCAAACCCTAGAAGATACACGATTTTTTCATCATCCAGCAACTCTTCTTTAGTCAGGGATTTTACCCTTAATCCAATTTTCTCCGCTGTTTCATCACTTATCTTATAATCCTTTATGAGAGCATCAAAACTTTCGTTTTTGTTTAACATTATTTCTTCATACTGAATTTTTATAAGCCGTCCTTCACTTCCAAGTTCCGCCATATATTCAATCAGTTCCTCCGACATTCTGAAAAGCAGCCCATACATTCTCACACATTCCACAATATCATAAAGTGTTACCATATTGTCAAATTCAAGAATTGACAAGTTCACATGGTTTTTTTCAATCGCAATTGAATATTTTTCAAGAGCCGTTATCGCCTGTGAAGATTTTGTCAGCAAATCCCCAATTTCATTTAACAAATATCTAAATTTCCCATAATATATCGTAATTTTATTCCGTCTTTCAGAAACAGCCACAACCAGATTTCCCTTCTGCTGAGCTATTCTGTGTGCCGCCTGATGTCTTGTCCCACTTTCATCCGTCTCTATCGAATAATTGGGCTGTAATTGAATATTTGCTCCATAAATCGTCTTTATATCCTCTGACAAAATAATCCCACCATCCATTTTGGACAGTTCATAAACCTTTTGTGGCGAATATACCGTGTTCAGTTCAAATCCTCCGCCCATCACATCTTTCAGATTACTAGGATTCCCCAGTACAATCAATGCTCCCAGCTTTGCCTCCTGAATTTTATCTATCGCTTCTCTCAAAGCTGTTCCCGGTGCTACCCTGTCAAATATATGCTCCAATATTTTCTTCTTATTAACTGCCTTTTTTATCATTTCCCATTTCCTTTCGCCTTTTTTTGCTCTGTCGGCTTATCTTATCCTCTCGACAAGTTCACTTATGTTACTTATATAATTAAGTTTTATTTTTGTTTTTTCCTTTTCAAAGTCTGCCTGATGGCTTTTTGGAAGATACACTCCTGCAAATCCCATTTTTTCCAGTTCATTTACCCTATTTTTTATAAATGAAACCTTTCTCACCTCTCCACGTAATCCCAATTCTCCAATAGCTGCTATTTTCTGGCTTATTGGCACTCCCTTTACTGAGGACAGAAGCGAGAAAACTACCGCCAAATCAGAACTCCTGTCATTCAAGTCAATTCCGCCTGGAATATTTATATAAATATCTTTTGAATTTACATCCACCTTCAAGGAACGTGATAAAACCGCACTCAATATTTCCACACGAGTTTTGTCATATCCCTCAACTGTCCTTCGTGGCATTCCAAAATTTGGTGTTCCCAGTAATGACTGCACTTCAAATAAGAATACACGGCTTCCTTCAAAAATTGGCACAATAATGCTGCCAATATTTTTTTCATCCCTGTCGCTTATAAAAAATTCAGACGGATTCTTCACTTCACTAATTCCATTTTCCTTCATATCAAAAATTGAAATTTCATTTGTGGAGCCATAACGGTTTTTTATCGAACGGATAATTCTATAATAACTGTTTTCCTCCCCTTCAATTTGCAACACAGCATCCACCATATGCTCAAGCAATTTTGGCCCCGCCAGTTTTCCATCCTTCGTAACATGTCCCACAATATAAAATGCAATTTCATTTTTTTTAGCAATTTCAATGATTTTTAAAGTAGTTTCCCGAATCTGTGTAACACTTCCGGGAATGGAATTCACATTTTCTGAATAAAGCGTCTGAATTGAATCAATTACAACAACTTTCGGCTTATCCTTTAAAATTACACTTTCGATTTTTTCAATATTTGTGTCATTCAGAATATACAAATTTTCACTTTTTACATTGACACGTTCTGCACGCTGTTTTATCTGTCGTGGCGATTCTTCTCCCGAAACATAGAATACATTTCCAATTTTTGCATATTCCTGTGACAACTGAAGCAGGAAAGTCGATTTCCCAATCCCAGGGCTTCCAGTAATCAGCACAACTTCCCCCTTTATCAGTCCACCTCCCAGCACCCTGTCAAATTCCTCAAAAGGCGTTACCATCCGAAATTCTTTTTCTATTTCAATTTCTGTTATCTTGCTTATCGAAACTTCTTTTGATTCCACATTTTTAAAAGTGCTCTTTATGTCAATTTCCTCTTCAAATGTTCCCCACGAGTCGCAGTTAGGACATCTTCCCAGCCATTTTAATGAACTGTAGCCACATTCCGAGCATATGTATTTTGTCTTTCCTTTTTTTACAGCCATTTTGAGTTCCCCTTTTATTCTTTACTTATTTTATATATTACCAAACTTTTTTAACAAAATTATGTTTTTTGCCTTTTTATTAACTTATAATCATTCATTTCAATTTCTTAACTCTCTCAATCAAACGTTTTTCCACATTTTCCGTTACAAAAAAACTTAAATCCCCCTTATTTAATGCAACTTCCTTCACAAGACTTGAACTTAAGTACAGATATTCTCTTGAAGCCGTCAAAAATACAGTTTCAAATTCACTTTTCGCAAGTGTCTTATTTGTCAAGGTAAACTGCAGTTCATATTCATAGTCTGACAAGGCACGTAAGCCTCTTATTAGAATATTTACGTTTTCTTTACACATAAAATCAACTAATAATCCGTTAAAAATTTTTATTTCAGCATTAATATTTTCTTTTTTCAAGATTTCTTCTATCATTTCGACTTTTTCTTCATCCGAAAACCAGGCTTTTGATTTTGTAGAATTTTTAAAAATTCCTATTATTAACTTATCAAATAAATTTGAAGAACGCTTTATAATATCAATATGTCCCTTCGTTATTGGATCAAAACTTCCCGGATACAATGCCACTTTTTCCATCTTGTTCTCCTGTTTTTACTGCTTTTATTTTTTCATTCTTGCCAGTGCCTCTTTTGCTGCATGTTTTTCAGCTTCCTTTTTACTTTTTCCAGTTCCCACACCATAAATTTTATTATTCCAACTTACAGAAATTTCAAAAACCTTATCGTGATCAGGGCCCTTTGTATTAAGCAACTTGTATTCTGGCATTTTTCTGTACTTCCCTTGAACAAATTCCTGCAAAACCGTCTTATAATCGCCAGTTCCTTCTATTTCCTCAAGTTTGTTTATTTTCCCAAGCAAAAGTTTTAATGCCACATTTTTCGCAGTATAATAATCTGAATCTTTAAAAATCGCACCAATCAAAGCCTCAAACGCATCACCTAAAATAGATCTTCTGTTTCTCCCGCCAGACATAATTTCACCATTGCTCAAATACAAATATTCTCCCAGTTCCATCTCACTCGCAATAGTTGAAAACACAGGTTCACTTATAATTTGACTTTTTAGTTTGGCAAGCTCACCTTCCGTCTTTTTTTCGTAAAGCTCGTAAATATATTCCGTCGTTATAAGATTTACCACCGCATCTCCCAGAAATTCAAGTTTTTCATTGTTAAATCTCCTAGTTTTTTCCGTTTCATTGGAATAGGATCTATGTGTCAAGGCTTCTTCCAGATATTCCTCATTCTTAAATTCATATCCTATTTTCTGCATAAGTTCCTTAGCATCCCTATTTGCACCTGTTTCCATTTTTTCACCTCCTTTATTTTTTTATTATTCACTTTTACACTTTAATTAAGGGGAAAATCAATATTTATTCTCCCCTTAGTTATTTTCAAATATTTTTATTATCTATATTTTCTAAATGCTAAAACTGCATTATGTCCACCAAATCCCAGTGAACTTGACATTCCTACTTCAATATCCCTTTTCACAGCTTTATTTGGTACATAGTCCAAATCACACAATGGATCAGGATTTTCATAATTTATAGTTGGAGGCATAATTCCTTCCGAAATTGCAAGTGCCAGAAATGCTGCTTCGATTCCTCCCGCTCCACCTAGCAAGTGTCCAGTTGCACCTTTCGTAGAACTTACAGAAAGGTTGTATGCGTGTTCTCCAAATACTGATTTTATCGCCTGAGTTTCATTTTTATCGTTTGCAGGTGTAGATGTCCCGTGTGCATTGATATATCCAACTTCCTCAGGTTTGATATTTCCTTGCTCCAAAGCCATTTTAAATGCTCTTGCAGCTCCTTCTCCACCATCAGACGGTGCTGTCATATGGTAAGCATCTCCAGTTTCTCCATATCCCACAACTTCCGCATAAATTTTTGCTCCACGTTTTTTAGCATGTTCCAATTCTTCCAATACTAGCACTCCAGAACCTTCTCCAAGCACAAATCCATCTCTATCCGCTGTAAATGGACGTGATGCAGTCTTAGGATCCGGATTAGTTGATAACGCTTTCAAGTTCGCAAATCCTGCGATTCCTGATGGAGTCACTGTTGCTTCTGTCCCTCCAGCTATCATTGCATCAGCTTTCCCTAATAAAATTGCCTGAAAAGCATCCCCAATCGAGTTCGTTCCCGAAGCACAGGCGGTAACAACTGTCTTATTAGGCCCTTTTGCTCCTATGTAAATCGAAGTATTTCCAGAAGCCATATTCAAGATTGCCGCTGGAATATAAAATGGCGATACTCTTTTAGGCCCTCTAGTAACAAGTTTTTCCACTTCCTGCTCAATTACATCCAGCCCCCCAATTCCAGAACCAATAATTACTCCAATTCTATCCGCATTTTTATCCGTAATTTCCAATTTTGCATCTTCCAATGCCTCTTTAGACGCCGCAATCGCAAATTGTGAAAATCTAGCTATTTTTTTCAATTCTTTTTTCTCAATATAATTTTCAGGCACAAAATCCTTTACTTCCGCTGCAATATGCACTGGATGTTCTGAACTGTCAAACTGTGTAATTTTATCAATCCCACATTCCCCAGCCAATAAATTTTTCCAAGCCTTATCCTTCCCCGTACCCAACGGAGTTACCAGTCCTATTCCTGTAACAACTACTCTTCTCATTAATACACCTCTCATCTTTTATTTTTTTCTAATTCTAAATACAAATTTTAAATTTTATAAAATAAATTGTTATTAATAAAAGGGTTTTTCTTTAATTTTTGTATTTTTTCTTTTTTCAAACGTAAAGGGGATCAGTCATCATCCCCTTTACAATCACGACGTTTTTAATTTAATTACAACAATTGTGATACTGAAAATAATAAGCAAAATTTCGTTAAGCGGGGTTGTAAGGGCATGGCGTCTGATGCCCTTACGTCAAAAGAAATTAAAAAATATAAAAGAAAAAACAATTATTAATCAAAATAATCTATAACATGAAAAAAAACTTTTAACTAATATTTAGAAATAGATTATATTAATTTATTTTATTATTTTAAATAATAATTTTTTTGCAATAAGTTTATTTTAACATTTTTTCATTTTTTTTTCAATAAAAAAGGGGGGAATACCCCCAAAAGTTTTATCTATTATTTAGATTCAATATATTCGATTACATCTTTAACTGTTTTAATTTTTTGTGCATCTTCATCAGGAATTTCAATGTCGAATTCTTCTTCAAAAGCCATGATTAATTCAACTGTATCTAATGAATCAGCTCCTAAATCATCAACGAAAGACGCATCTTCAGTTACTTGATCCTCGTCTACTCCTAATTGATCTACTACTATTGATTTAATTTTATCTAGCATTATAATGCCACCTCCATATTTATTTTCTAGAATTATTATACCAAATGAATTTGAAAAATGCAACTAAAATTTATTAATAATTAAAATTTTCAACTTTAGCTCAATAATTCCATTAATTCCTTATCACTCATTTCAAATAAGACCTTTTCCCCATCTTTGCTTTCCAGCAGATTTTCACTTAACTGACGTTTATTTTCCTGAATTTTTATAATTTTTTCCTCAATTGTACCTTCTGTAACAAGTTTTATAACTTGCACACTTTTTTTCTGTCCAATTCTATATGCCCTGTCACTCGCCTGATTTTCCACAGCAATATTCCACCACGGATCATAATGAATTACAACATCCGCTCCAACAAGATTTAATCCCGTTCCACCTGCTTTTAGCGAAATCAATACAACTTGCCGCTCTCCAGCGTTAAATCTATTACAAATATCCACTCTTTCCTTCGATTTTACACTTCCATCAATATAAAAATACTCAATTCCCATACTTGCAAGCTCTTTTTCAATTTCCTTCAAGGTTCCTACGAATTGTGAGAATATAAGCAGTCTATGTCCATTTTCTGTAATATCTGGCAATAAATCACGCAATACTTCCAATTTTGCCACATCACCCTTGTAATCTTCCTTGAATAAAGTTGGCGAATTACAAATTTGACGCAATTTTGTCAAGATAGCCAATATTTTCATACGATTATTCTCATTTTCATTAAATTTCTTCATTTCACTTTTAGCCTGTTTTATATAGGACATATACAGCTGTTTCTGCTCATTACTTAATGTTACAACCATATTTGACTCAATTTTATCTGGTAATTCTGTAAGAACTTCCTTTTTTGTTCTTCTCAATAAAAATGGAGCGATAATTTCACGTAAATTATGTATTTTAGAAGAATTTGGATTTACAATCGCTTCCTTGTAGGTTTTCTTGAATTTTGTCAAATTATCTAAGTATCCTGGTATTACGAAATCAAAGATTGACCATAGTTCCAGAATGTTGTTTTCTACTGGGGTTCCCGTCAATGCAAAATTTACTTTACTGTTGATTTTCATAACGGCTTTTTTTATTTGAGAAGTCGTTGTTTTTATATTTTGAGCCTCATCCAGCACTACTATGTCAAAATCCCTGCTTTTGTACTCTTCAATATCATTTCTCAAGGCCTGATAAGTTGTTATCAAGAAGCCTTTTGATCTTCTTGAAATAATTTCTTTTCTTTGAGCAGCTGTTCCTTCAATCAGAGTTGGATTTATCCCTGTAAATTTGATAATTTCTTCCTTCCAGTTGTACAATAGCGAACTTGGCACAATAATTAATGCCGAAAAGCCTCTATTTTCCTGATAAATCTCATTTAACAGCGAAATTGTCTGCAAAGTCTTACCAAGTCCCATATCATCAGCCAGAATTCCGCCAAACCCAATATCATACATATTTTTCAGCCAGTTAAATCCTAGCTTCTGATACGGAAATAATTCTACATTTATATTATTTGGTTCAATTTCCTGTCGATTTTTTATTTTATGAAACAAACCCTTAAATTCATCCATTTTCACAAGTTCATCCTGAATATTTTTTGAAATTTGGGCAAGCTGCAGTGCCTTTATTTTAGAAATCTTATTTTCTCCCACTTTCAGATTGGAAATGGAATCTGTAATTCCAACTAATTCTTCAATACTTTTATTGGCAATTTTTACAAGTTCCCCGCTCGAAAGCGTTATGTATTTCTGCTCATTTTTAATAGCTTCCATCACAATTTCCACATCTTCAGTCTTTATTCCCTCAATATCAAAGCTGACATTCAAAAAATTATGTTCCACTTTTTTTATTCCAATATGAACATCAATATTCCGTGCATTTTTTATTTTATTATCCAAATGAATTTTTACCTTATCAGCATGCATTTTGTCAATATATTCCGAAATTTTTCCCAAGCCTTCATAATTCACATTATAAGTATCTTCTGTCAATCCCATATTCACAAAGGAATAACTTTCCACGTGTTTTTTCAGCTCTTCAAACAAGCTCACATTTTTTCTTGGAATAAAATATTTACCATTTTTTTCAACTGCACATACAGTATTCGACAAATTAATTTTTACAAGTTCCTTTTCATCCGTTTCCGTAACAAAAATATCAATATTTCCGTCCTCATCAATATATTCGGCAACATTAATATTTTCATACTCCAGAACTGCCCTTAATTTCTGATTTTCCTCCCAAGGCAGCTGATTAAACAGCTCCATATCCAAAAAATCAAATTTTTCAAAAAATCTCATTTCATTTTTATCCATTTTAAAGACTTTGGTAGTGTCATTTGAAAAAGTGTAAAATGGACTATTTTCAGAAATTTTTTCAATATTTCTCATTATAATTTTATCATTTTCCAGTATAAATAATGGCTCATATGAATTCATTATCTGCTTTTGCTCCCCTAGAAGAATCAGGCTCTTTCCTTTTTCCATAGCGGCAAGCAACCTATTCAAAAGCATTTCATACACCTTTAACCCTTTTTTATCCTTAATTCCGCTATCAATTACACTCTGAATTTCCTTACTATATTCATAAATTGCATGAATTATTTTTTTATTTACCTCATTAAAAAAGTAAGTTTTTGGATTATAGGTAATTTTTGAAGTTATTTCATATTCTCTGTCTTTCACAATTGCTTCGATAAATTTTAAAATATCCTTTACATAGTAAGTTTTCTTTAATCCCGTTTTTAACCGTAAAATATATCCTCGTGCAGTATTTTCCTGATTATAGTCATATCCGTATTTATAGTCGCTGTAACTTCCTTCGTCAATTTCAACTTCCAGTCGCATTTCCTGCTGTTCTTCCACTTCAATATTCTGATTTTCCACATGTAAATTATAAATTTCATTAATTTTCTCAGAAACACTTTCAAGATTTTCCAATATTTCCTCGTTATTTTTAATTTTCTGGGAATTTTGAAAATCCATCTCCACTTTCACATTCCCATCTTTTACAATATTTTCAGCATTTCCTTCAATTATTTCAAATCTAGCTTCCGAACTTTTACTTTTTTTATCAATACTTTGCAACTCATTATTTTCAATATTTCCTATTTTTTCAAAAATTTCACTTGATTTATCTAATTTTTTTATATTCAAATTTTTATCTTTTAATTTTATTCTCTGTCTTGATTTATTCTTATTATCGTTCACCAAATTTTGTTTAACAACTTTTTCAGTTTTAGCTTTTTGCTCTTTTTCCTTAATTTTGGCTAATTTTTTATTATCTTCCTCAAAATCATCCTCAAACATCATCTCAATTTCATCAGTCCCAATAACCTTTGAAATTTTTTCCGAATGATCCGCCATCATCCCCAAAGTTACAACATGTTTACAACAATTTTTTTTGCTGTTCTTGAAAAACATGCAATCACAGTTAGCTTCAACAAATTCCCCTTTTTTTTGCTCCATTGTAATTGATGTCTTACAAAGACTATTTTCCTTATACTCACCTTCCACCGTCAAAAAGTTCCCATCGGCAAAAAGTGCAGTTATATTCCCCAAACTTTTATTATAATATTCCTGTCCAATTACAAAAATACTTGGTGTTATCTGTTTTTTTAATTCTAACGAAATACTATTCTCTCTCATTTCTCTCCCTTACTTTTATTAAAAAAATCTTTTGATTAACAACTGTCCTTTTTTTGAATTACTTACCAAATCAGTTATTTATCAAAAAATTTAACGACATAGTAAAATCTTTTTAACACTAAACCTGAAAGTTACAATTATTCTGTTCAAATTTTAAATTTATTTAGTTTTTATCAGTTTAATTTTACAGAATTTTAACTATATTTAATCATTATTATTGCATTCTCATTATTCCCATAATAATTTTTTCTTACGGAAATTTCTTCAAATCCAATTTTTTTATAAAGTTTTAGTGCCTTCACATTATTTTCATTAACTTCCAGCAAAAATTTATTTTCTGAAAAATTTATATTTTTAATTCCTGCATTTTTATTATCTTTAATCAAATTTTCTATACTTTCAATTAATAATTTTTCACCAAAACCTTGTCCTTGATATTCTTTTTTTATTGCTACCTCAAAAATATCTATGCTCTCTATTGTACCATAAAATGCGACATATCCCAACACATTTTTCTCAATTTTTTCATTTTTGCCCAAATCCGTTTTTTCTTTTTGACTTTTTTCTAAAGTTTTATTTTTATCTTCTTTTTTTAATTTTTCCACAAAAATATTTTCTCCTGTAAAATTAAATAAGCAGTATATCTCATACTGCTCACCTAACATCATTTCAGAAAAATATTTATCCCCAACTCTATTTTTAAAGTTTTCATTATGAATTTTAACCAATTCACTCACAATATTTTCCATTTTATTCTCCATTTTTTCTTTAACTTTATCAAATTATTCTTTAATAATAAAACGAATACACCTATAAATACTCTAAAATTATAATAACCCAATTCTAGTTAAAGGCCACCATCTTACAAGTAATTCCCCTTTAATTCTAGGTTCAGCTACAAGTCCAAAGTATCTTGTGTCATGACTATTTGAAGTGTTATCTCCCATAGCCATATAATAATTAGTATCAAGTGTTATAGTTTCTCCATTTAACAATCTTTTGAACAATTCATCATCATACTTAAAGTCCATAATCGGCATAACCATTTCATCTCTGCCTTCCACTTTTAGAGTGAATGTATAGTACTTGTTAGTTAATACATCATTGAAATTAGCTTTGTATATATCATTGCTCCCAATTATATCTTTAAAGTTTTTATCTGTTTTTATTAATTCCAGGAATTCTTTTCCAGTCAAATTTTTATAACCTTTTCCATCGTAATAACTTTTCCAGTCAGTTTCTGCAACCAAGCCGCCTTTTACTGTTTCATAAAATTTCTTATCAATTGCGATAACTTTGTCTAGCTTTACTTTATCGCCTTTTTTCGGAATATAAATTTTATTATTCATAAGTATTCCTTCAGGCAAATATAATTTTTGAGGTGTTACTCTTTTTAAAATTTCTGATTCTTGTCCATTTATTATCATTGCTCCACCAACTTCTTGAACCTCACGATCACGATATTCTTTTAATTCTTTCTCATATCTTGCTTCTTCAAGTTTATCGTGCTTTTTATCGCCATTATATTCAGGATCTCTTGGTTCCTTGTCAATGTTTGTAATTTTAAATTCAGTTATAGTCATCTTCCCTTTTGCAATTTGTAAAGTATCTCCAGCCGCCCCGACTATTCTCTTTGTAAACATCAGCTTATTTTCCATTGGTTCCTTAAAGGCTATTATATGTCCGACTTTTGGTGATGAAAAATGGTATTTAACCATATTTGTGAAAACTCTGTCCTGAATTCTAATTGTAGGTTCCATTGAACCTGTTGGAATTACGTAATTCCCAATATAAAACATTTGTATAAGCCCTACCAAAATAATTGCAATTAATGCGTTGTCAATTCTCGAAAGTGCTTTTCCAAACGTGCTTCTCTTTCTTTTTTCTCTTTCAATTCTTTCTTCCACTGTAATATTTTCCTTTGGAAATATTTTTTTGAAAATTTCTTCCGCATTTTCATTTTTTACTTTTGCCTCTGTCAATATTTTTTCCAATTTTTTATTTTCATGTACAGCTTCCTTTAAAATCGTCTGTTCATCAATTTTTTCTTTTGGCAGTTCTTTAAATAAATAAATGAGAATCAATGAAATTATAACATTTATTCCCAAGTAAATATGAAAATTCATATCCATAATATTAAACATTAATCTGCTCAGAAATAACATTATAAGATTAAGTAAAAAAATCCATTCATGCTCTTTTCTTAAAATATAAAATACCGTATTTATAATAAACACTCCATAAATTCCCCAAACTTTTATAAAAATATCAGAATCCGGTGTTTTATCTACAATCACAAAAAACACTGATGTAATAATTAACGCAACTATTGTTAAAATATTCCCCGCCGTAAAACTTCCATTATTTCTCCCAAGCGGCACTTTTTGCAATATTTCATCTTCCTTCATTCTTATCCAATGAATAACCTGTTTTTCTTTAAAAAAGAAAAATAATAGAAATAACGATGCAACAAGATAAAATGCTCCCCATAATAACATATTCATAATTTTCCCTCTCCTACATTTATAATTTTTAAATTTTTAAACTCTCTCTAAAACTGAAACAATAAAAATTAAATTTAATAGAAATTATAACATTTAAGTTCATTTTTAAAGTAGTAACTACGGCATTACTGCATTATACATAATTAAACTTTATTTTTTCTAAAATTCTTATTTGCCTAAAATATATTTAATACAGTAAAATTTGTTTTTTTATTAAAATATTAATTTTTAAATTTTAGTCTATATAAAAAATAAAAAGCTAGCATTTTGCTAGCCTTGAAGCTACTTTCTAATTTCTTTAATTCTAGCAGCTTTTCCTGATAAGTTTCTCAAGTAGTATAATTTAGATCTTCTTACTTTACCAATTCTCTTAACTTCAATTTTTTCTACTAATGGAGAATTTAAAGGAATGATTCTTTCTACACCGATTCCTTGCGATACTTTTCTAACTGTGAAGTTTTTAGCAACGCTTCCACCAGAAACTCTGATAACTACACCTTCAAAAACCTGTATTCTTTCTTTGTTTCCTTCTTTTACTTTGTAGTGAACTGCGACTGTATCTCCTGATTTAAATTGAGGTACATCAGCCTTCAAGTAATTTTTTTCTACTAATTCGATTAATTTCTCTTTCAAGAAATTCACTCCCTTCTTTCTAAGACATTCTTTCTATCTATACCAATCCTACTAATTCATAAACTTTTTTTGCTTATAAATTTTATCACAAAATTGGTAGCAACAATAAAAGCGGAATATCCCTTTATTCAATAACTTATTAAGTTTACCATATTTTCCATTAATTTTCAATACAATTACAAAAAATTTTTCAACTTTTTCAAAATTTTTAAAATAATATTCTTTTTTTCTAAGATAAGCCTTTTTATCCTGAATATTTCAAACTCAAAAATTACAGCATTATCAAATCCCTACATTCATTCAATCTTCATTTATAAATTCTAAACAGTTTAAAGTTTTATTTTAATTTCTCAATCCACTCAGCTTCCTTAAATCCAACCAGCACAAAACCCTTCCCTACCAAAAGCGGCCTTTTCAACACCATCCCATTGCTT is a genomic window of Leptotrichia trevisanii DSM 22070 containing:
- the disA gene encoding DNA integrity scanning diadenylate cyclase DisA, giving the protein MIKKAVNKKKILEHIFDRVAPGTALREAIDKIQEAKLGALIVLGNPSNLKDVMGGGFELNTVYSPQKVYELSKMDGGIILSEDIKTIYGANIQLQPNYSIETDESGTRHQAAHRIAQQKGNLVVAVSERRNKITIYYGKFRYLLNEIGDLLTKSSQAITALEKYSIAIEKNHVNLSILEFDNMVTLYDIVECVRMYGLLFRMSEELIEYMAELGSEGRLIKIQYEEIMLNKNESFDALIKDYKISDETAEKIGLRVKSLTKEELLDDEKIVYLLGFDANIINLDEKIQPRGYGLLSNITKISKKDRDVLVKEFSNVQSILMSTASDIAKIKGVSKYKAEHINKSLKRIKNRAVIDRE
- the radA gene encoding DNA repair protein RadA; the encoded protein is MAVKKGKTKYICSECGYSSLKWLGRCPNCDSWGTFEEEIDIKSTFKNVESKEVSISKITEIEIEKEFRMVTPFEEFDRVLGGGLIKGEVVLITGSPGIGKSTFLLQLSQEYAKIGNVFYVSGEESPRQIKQRAERVNVKSENLYILNDTNIEKIESVILKDKPKVVVIDSIQTLYSENVNSIPGSVTQIRETTLKIIEIAKKNEIAFYIVGHVTKDGKLAGPKLLEHMVDAVLQIEGEENSYYRIIRSIKNRYGSTNEISIFDMKENGISEVKNPSEFFISDRDEKNIGSIIVPIFEGSRVFLFEVQSLLGTPNFGMPRRTVEGYDKTRVEILSAVLSRSLKVDVNSKDIYINIPGGIDLNDRSSDLAVVFSLLSSVKGVPISQKIAAIGELGLRGEVRKVSFIKNRVNELEKMGFAGVYLPKSHQADFEKEKTKIKLNYISNISELVERIR
- the coaD gene encoding pantetheine-phosphate adenylyltransferase, producing MEKVALYPGSFDPITKGHIDIIKRSSNLFDKLIIGIFKNSTKSKAWFSDEEKVEMIEEILKKENINAEIKIFNGLLVDFMCKENVNILIRGLRALSDYEYELQFTLTNKTLAKSEFETVFLTASREYLYLSSSLVKEVALNKGDLSFFVTENVEKRLIERVKKLK
- the rnc gene encoding ribonuclease III gives rise to the protein METGANRDAKELMQKIGYEFKNEEYLEEALTHRSYSNETEKTRRFNNEKLEFLGDAVVNLITTEYIYELYEKKTEGELAKLKSQIISEPVFSTIASEMELGEYLYLSNGEIMSGGRNRRSILGDAFEALIGAIFKDSDYYTAKNVALKLLLGKINKLEEIEGTGDYKTVLQEFVQGKYRKMPEYKLLNTKGPDHDKVFEISVSWNNKIYGVGTGKSKKEAEKHAAKEALARMKK
- the fabF gene encoding beta-ketoacyl-ACP synthase II, giving the protein MRRVVVTGIGLVTPLGTGKDKAWKNLLAGECGIDKITQFDSSEHPVHIAAEVKDFVPENYIEKKELKKIARFSQFAIAASKEALEDAKLEITDKNADRIGVIIGSGIGGLDVIEQEVEKLVTRGPKRVSPFYIPAAILNMASGNTSIYIGAKGPNKTVVTACASGTNSIGDAFQAILLGKADAMIAGGTEATVTPSGIAGFANLKALSTNPDPKTASRPFTADRDGFVLGEGSGVLVLEELEHAKKRGAKIYAEVVGYGETGDAYHMTAPSDGGEGAARAFKMALEQGNIKPEEVGYINAHGTSTPANDKNETQAIKSVFGEHAYNLSVSSTKGATGHLLGGAGGIEAAFLALAISEGIMPPTINYENPDPLCDLDYVPNKAVKRDIEVGMSSSLGFGGHNAVLAFRKYR
- a CDS encoding acyl carrier protein, whose translation is MLDKIKSIVVDQLGVDEDQVTEDASFVDDLGADSLDTVELIMAFEEEFDIEIPDEDAQKIKTVKDVIEYIESK